From Palaemon carinicauda isolate YSFRI2023 chromosome 29, ASM3689809v2, whole genome shotgun sequence, one genomic window encodes:
- the LOC137622178 gene encoding protein unzipped-like, which produces MALIIGARASLDMAQIRQEGGRIITSSTLAWLEGSSRGHPHAVQVNEDDPVTVWCRAQKHTHWMAGSMQGGVCTVPYFNNPLRASDKFEILISVNGSAKVRYMEWDRYLAPPHNAVAAQAKLFLAVRTGENGYPEAGFLSPVERRVHLVSGNSVEVVDKAMVLVEDQPVRYDLRGVNLDTSRTSVKHEDKELASAKLLNPGPTRQHVVEARDVVVAHLSYWGQVKGTYTGLPAHVVSPPPDNDERDIYWGIQNEFDSAHRELLEYSLPPGTGVNVKMIGTIRKTEAPYYATLTAVYEDGDQTSRVIEGLHMDRRLILLRAEYSRPYFLNNNTELDIAEQSSILYKSTTTTTTTSTSTTTTTTPDPPKISMVGPEKPKSDSLSTTSEQELVVTLNSSGLTKARVSLVFLPSLLLAIVTQCLSTMSP; this is translated from the coding sequence ATGGCGCTTATAATAGGAGCCAGGGCCAGTTTGGACATGGCCCAAATTCGGCAGGAGGGAGGCCGAATCATCACGTCTTCAACCCTGGCGTGGTTAGAGGGTTCTTCCAGAGGCCATCCCCACGCAGTCCAGGTCAATGAAGATGACCCGGTTACTGTGTGGTGCAGAGCTCAGAAACACACTCACTGGATGGCAGGTTCGATGCAGGGAGGCGTTTGTACTGTTCCATACTTCAATAACCCACTAAGAGCTTCAGACAAGTTTGAAATCTTGATATCCGTGAACGGGTCTGCAAAGGTCAGGTATATGGAATGGGACCGATACCTAGCGCCCCCTCACAATGCCGTAGCAGCACAGGCAAAGCTATTCCTGGCGGTGCGCACGGGTGAAAACGGATATCCCGAGGCTGGATTTTTGTCACCCGTGGAAAGGAGAGTTCACCTGGTGTCTGGAAATTCTGTGGAGGTGGTCGACAAGGCAATGGTCCTGGTTGAGGACCAGCCAGTTAGGTATGACTTAAGGGGTGTCAATCTGGACACCAGTAGGACCTCGGTAAAGCATGAAGATAAAGAGCTCGCTTCTGCCAAGCTCTTGAACCCTGGTCCAACACGACAACACGTTGTGGAAGCTAGGGATGTTGTGGTAGCTCATCTGTCTTACTGGGGACAAGTTAAAGGTACGTACACAGGTCTTCCAGCACATGTAGTATCCCCTCCTCCGGACAATGATGAAAGAGATATCTACTGGGGAATTCAAAATGAATTTGACAGCGCACACAGAGAGTTGCTCGAGTACAGCCTCCCTCCCGGAACAGGGGTCAACGTCAAAATGATAGGAACAATTCGTAAAACAGAGGCCCCTTACTACGCAACACTGACAGCTGTTTATGAAGATGGTGACCAAACTTCAAGAGTTATAGAAGGCTTGCATATGGACCGACGACTCATCTTACTCCGTGCCGAGTATTCCCGACCCTACTTCCTTAACAACAACACAGAGCTAGACATTGCTGAACAATCTTCAATTCTCTACaagtccacaacaacaacaacaaccacatctACTTCTACTACAACGACTACAACACCTGACCCACCAAAGATATCTATGGTTGGACCTGAGAAACCAAAAAGTGACTCATTAAGTACAACATCAGAGCAAGAACTGGTGGTGACCCTCAATAGTTCTGGGTTAACTAAAGCCCGAGTAAGCCTTGTATTCCTACCATCATTATTACTTGCAATTGTCACTCAGTGTTTGTCAACTATGAGCCCTTGA